One window of Doryrhamphus excisus isolate RoL2022-K1 chromosome 13, RoL_Dexc_1.0, whole genome shotgun sequence genomic DNA carries:
- the LOC131140402 gene encoding cilia- and flagella-associated protein 99-like isoform X2: MEPQHMKFILDLVSGCTEYKKLLHVVVDPFYGQGGKLISKCYHSHFVVICYLTIFYFDELGLQDFSNIVKSLDIKKMHNFLSFFFTNLTTWIQDEWNSIYDTAYVKEHWIDPLLGKCSQIETLLEKLAAKEAGGMRQQKAPCTTTKLEGFSFVVKPKVPSPPKPKCSPVEEKYKPVPNSTYNTPKEIQILEEIKQRNRQMSEALMHKANMTQFRFAYLKKSDLTQRVLKQISEDLDSRLQFDSIHALDPPFFKSIPPIKLNTAAMLRRRALYDRHVEEELQRIENLAEGAHEPSALLQKQREIHEKEHHDRWAKIELKHAEVILSHWQAALARTQAVERNKKAAQLKKVETAKRCQKNEQKRLEEEKEKKDLVQKVVEGHKNTMKVKEKVKKFKQSVVKEFSQHNQELLRQAQEEAQAALSRRLDIINETHTMECLRNLRGKTFDDTEIAGHELLGEMSYAELKERLFLTKEAEMNEKQKKREYIQVEKQRKKQLLLENMGTIELQTRAMAKAAAIRKDDEKQAKLRLQKTATQDKKVLALQKKIEEMKQECQKVRQSESIKVKLPKQAATHTTETHRTDGMQKINWEDLEKRLEDYIEGKDPQR, encoded by the exons ATGGAACCTCAGCATATGAAGTTCATTCTTGATCTTGTCTCCGGATGCACTGAGTACAAGAAACTACTGCATGTAGTTGTCGATCCCTTCTACGGCCAGGGTGGAAAACTCATATCAAAATGTTACCACAGTCATTTTGTTG TGATCTGTTACCTCACTATATTCTACTTTGATGAACTTGGGCTTCAGGATTTCAGCAACATTGTCAAATCTCTGGATATTAAGAAAATGCACAAC TTTCTGAGTTTCTTCTTCACAAACCTCACCACTTGGATACAGGATGAGTGGAATAGCATCTATGATACTGCGTATGTGAAAGAGCACTGGATTGATCCTCTGCTGGG GAAGTGTTCTCAGATCGAGACACTTTTGGAGAAGCTTGCCGCGAAAGAAGCCGGAGGGATGCGGCAACAAAAAGCTCCTTGCACGACGACTAAGCTTGAGGGGTTCTCATTTGTTGTTAAACCCAAAGTACCATCTCCACCTAAGCCGAAGTGCAGCCCTGTTGAGGAAAAATACAAACCG GTACCAAACAGCACTTACAATACTCCAAAGGAGATCCAGATCTTAGAAGAGATCAAGCAAAGGAACCGTCAAATGAGTGAG GCGCTAATGCACAAGGCCAATATGACACAGTTCAGATTTGCATATCTGAAGAAGTCTGACCTCACACAG AGAGTGCTGAAACAGATAAGTGAAGATTTGGACTCAAGACTTCAGTTTGATTCAATTCATGCCCTTGATCCTCCTTTCTTTAAG AGCATCCCTCCTATCAAACTCAACACTGCAGCTATGCTAAGGCGGCGAGCTCTATATGATCGCCATGTGGAAGAAGAGCTGCAGAG AATAGAGAATTTGGCGGAGGGGGCGCATGAGCCCTCAGCCTTGCTTCAGAAGCAGAGAGAAATACATGAGAAGGAACATCACGACAGGTGGGCCAAAATTGAGCTGAAGCACGCCGAAGTCATTCTCAGCCACTGGCAAGCCGCTTTGGCCCGCACGCAAGCCGTAGAACGGAACAAGAAGGCTGCTCAGCTCAAAAAAGTTGAG ACAGCCAAACGCTGTCAGAAAAATGAGCAGAAAAGGttggaggaagaaaaagaaaagaaagatctGGTGCAAAAGGTGGTGGAGGGTCATAAGAACACcatgaaagtgaaagaaaaggTGAAGAAATTCAAACAAAGTGTTG TCAAAGAATTCTCACAGCACAATCAAGAGCTTCTTCGTCAAGCACAAGAGGAAGCCCAGGCAGCCCTCAGCAGGAGGTTGGACATCATCAATGAAACGCACACCATGGAATGTCTTCGTAACCTTCGAGGCAAAACATTTGACGACACGGAG ATTGCAGGTCATGAGCTCCTAGGAGAGATGTCCTACGCTGAGCTGAAGGAGCGTCTGTTCCTCACGAAGGAAGCAGAGATGAATGAAAAGCAGAAGAAGCGAGAGTACATCCAGGTGGAGAAGCAGCGGAAGAAGCAGCTGCTGTTGGAAAACATGGGCACCATCGAGCTCCAGACTAGGGCCATGGCAAAGGCGGCTGCCATCAG GAAAGACGACGAGAAACAAGCCAAGCTCCGATTGCAGAAGACGGCAACTCAGGACAAGAAGGTCTTGGCCTTGCAGAAGAAGATTGAAGAGATGAAGCAAGAGTGCCAAAAAGTGAGGCAAAGTGAAAGCATCAAGGTTAAACTACCGAAGCaggcagcaacacacacaactgAGACGCACAGAACA GATGGGATGCAGAAGATAAATTGGGAGGACTTGGAGAAGCGCTTGGAAGACTACATCGAGGGAAAAGACCCTCAAAGATAA
- the LOC131140402 gene encoding cilia- and flagella-associated protein 99-like isoform X1, with amino-acid sequence MAQNNAVLVKQAIELLDKFNAGEQSLDDFIEEAAKDLQNMEPQHMKFILDLVSGCTEYKKLLHVVVDPFYGQGGKLISKCYHSHFVVICYLTIFYFDELGLQDFSNIVKSLDIKKMHNFLSFFFTNLTTWIQDEWNSIYDTAYVKEHWIDPLLGKCSQIETLLEKLAAKEAGGMRQQKAPCTTTKLEGFSFVVKPKVPSPPKPKCSPVEEKYKPVPNSTYNTPKEIQILEEIKQRNRQMSEALMHKANMTQFRFAYLKKSDLTQRVLKQISEDLDSRLQFDSIHALDPPFFKSIPPIKLNTAAMLRRRALYDRHVEEELQRIENLAEGAHEPSALLQKQREIHEKEHHDRWAKIELKHAEVILSHWQAALARTQAVERNKKAAQLKKVETAKRCQKNEQKRLEEEKEKKDLVQKVVEGHKNTMKVKEKVKKFKQSVVKEFSQHNQELLRQAQEEAQAALSRRLDIINETHTMECLRNLRGKTFDDTEIAGHELLGEMSYAELKERLFLTKEAEMNEKQKKREYIQVEKQRKKQLLLENMGTIELQTRAMAKAAAIRKDDEKQAKLRLQKTATQDKKVLALQKKIEEMKQECQKVRQSESIKVKLPKQAATHTTETHRTDGMQKINWEDLEKRLEDYIEGKDPQR; translated from the exons ATGGCACAAAACAACGCGGTACTTGTGAAACAGGCTATCGAGCTGCTGGATAAGTTTAATGCTGGGGAACAGAGTTTGGATGACTTTATTGAAGAGGCAGCCAAGGATCTGCAG AATATGGAACCTCAGCATATGAAGTTCATTCTTGATCTTGTCTCCGGATGCACTGAGTACAAGAAACTACTGCATGTAGTTGTCGATCCCTTCTACGGCCAGGGTGGAAAACTCATATCAAAATGTTACCACAGTCATTTTGTTG TGATCTGTTACCTCACTATATTCTACTTTGATGAACTTGGGCTTCAGGATTTCAGCAACATTGTCAAATCTCTGGATATTAAGAAAATGCACAAC TTTCTGAGTTTCTTCTTCACAAACCTCACCACTTGGATACAGGATGAGTGGAATAGCATCTATGATACTGCGTATGTGAAAGAGCACTGGATTGATCCTCTGCTGGG GAAGTGTTCTCAGATCGAGACACTTTTGGAGAAGCTTGCCGCGAAAGAAGCCGGAGGGATGCGGCAACAAAAAGCTCCTTGCACGACGACTAAGCTTGAGGGGTTCTCATTTGTTGTTAAACCCAAAGTACCATCTCCACCTAAGCCGAAGTGCAGCCCTGTTGAGGAAAAATACAAACCG GTACCAAACAGCACTTACAATACTCCAAAGGAGATCCAGATCTTAGAAGAGATCAAGCAAAGGAACCGTCAAATGAGTGAG GCGCTAATGCACAAGGCCAATATGACACAGTTCAGATTTGCATATCTGAAGAAGTCTGACCTCACACAG AGAGTGCTGAAACAGATAAGTGAAGATTTGGACTCAAGACTTCAGTTTGATTCAATTCATGCCCTTGATCCTCCTTTCTTTAAG AGCATCCCTCCTATCAAACTCAACACTGCAGCTATGCTAAGGCGGCGAGCTCTATATGATCGCCATGTGGAAGAAGAGCTGCAGAG AATAGAGAATTTGGCGGAGGGGGCGCATGAGCCCTCAGCCTTGCTTCAGAAGCAGAGAGAAATACATGAGAAGGAACATCACGACAGGTGGGCCAAAATTGAGCTGAAGCACGCCGAAGTCATTCTCAGCCACTGGCAAGCCGCTTTGGCCCGCACGCAAGCCGTAGAACGGAACAAGAAGGCTGCTCAGCTCAAAAAAGTTGAG ACAGCCAAACGCTGTCAGAAAAATGAGCAGAAAAGGttggaggaagaaaaagaaaagaaagatctGGTGCAAAAGGTGGTGGAGGGTCATAAGAACACcatgaaagtgaaagaaaaggTGAAGAAATTCAAACAAAGTGTTG TCAAAGAATTCTCACAGCACAATCAAGAGCTTCTTCGTCAAGCACAAGAGGAAGCCCAGGCAGCCCTCAGCAGGAGGTTGGACATCATCAATGAAACGCACACCATGGAATGTCTTCGTAACCTTCGAGGCAAAACATTTGACGACACGGAG ATTGCAGGTCATGAGCTCCTAGGAGAGATGTCCTACGCTGAGCTGAAGGAGCGTCTGTTCCTCACGAAGGAAGCAGAGATGAATGAAAAGCAGAAGAAGCGAGAGTACATCCAGGTGGAGAAGCAGCGGAAGAAGCAGCTGCTGTTGGAAAACATGGGCACCATCGAGCTCCAGACTAGGGCCATGGCAAAGGCGGCTGCCATCAG GAAAGACGACGAGAAACAAGCCAAGCTCCGATTGCAGAAGACGGCAACTCAGGACAAGAAGGTCTTGGCCTTGCAGAAGAAGATTGAAGAGATGAAGCAAGAGTGCCAAAAAGTGAGGCAAAGTGAAAGCATCAAGGTTAAACTACCGAAGCaggcagcaacacacacaactgAGACGCACAGAACA GATGGGATGCAGAAGATAAATTGGGAGGACTTGGAGAAGCGCTTGGAAGACTACATCGAGGGAAAAGACCCTCAAAGATAA